GCCCCGGAAAAACCAAATTCAGGTTTCGGAACACGCGACTTAATAGTACTGGGACTAACAGGCTTGGCATTATTTGGCGTGGGAGTTGGTACACCTTCTTCCTTCCTGTCGCATTTCACCGTATTCGTGCTGGCTTGCTTTGTTGGCTGGCAAGTAATCTGGAACGTCAAACCAGCCCTGCATACTCCTTTGATGAGCGTGACTAATGCGATTAGCGGCATTATCATCATCGGCGGCGTTCTTCAAATATCCAATTCTCTGACATCGCCTACTACCATCTTGGGCGCGATCGCAATTTTAATCGGCACCATTAACATCGCTGGCGGCTTTCTCGTCACCCAACGGATGCTCAAGATGTTCCGCAAATAGGTATTGGGTAGTAGGTATTGGCTAGTGGGTAATATTTAGTACCTTCTCTCCAATACCTACTACCTACTACCTACTACCTATTACCAAATTTGACAAATGACTACAAGTGTATTGACAGTTTCCTATATTGGTGCTAGCGCCCTGTTTATCCTCAGCTTGGGTGGTTTGTCCAACCAAGAAAGCGCACCCAAGGGTAATCTCTACGGCATCATCGGGATGGTAATTGCGATCGTTGCCACCGTTCTTGGCCTCAGCGCTGGCTTGACCGAATACACCACCTTGGTGGCAGTAATGCTACCGGGAGCGATTATCGGTGCGATCGTTGCCGCAAACGTGGCCATGACCGAGATGCCAGAGCTAGTAGCCATGCTCCACAGCTTTGTCGGTGCTGCTGCCGTCCTTGTCGGTATCGCCAACTACCTTGCTCCAGACCCAACACTGATTGGTGTAGAAGCCACCATCCACGAAATCGAAATTTTTATCGGCGTTTTCATCGGTGCTGTCACCTTCACCGGCTCAGTGATCGCCTTTGGCAAACTGCGCGGTATCATCAGTGGCAAGCCCCTCCTTCTACCCGGACGCCACTTCATTAACTTGGGTATAATTGTTGGCTCAGTAGGTCTGGGTTATCTGTTTCTAGGTTCTGAAGGATATAGCGGACTGACACCCCTGTTGATCATGACAGGGTTAGCCTGCATTTTGGGCATCAACCTCGTGATGGGGATCGGCGGTGCTGATATGCCAGTAGTCGTCTCCATGCTTAACAGCTATTCGGGATGGGCTGCCGCCGCCGCAGGCTTCATGCTCTCCAACGACCTCCTAATCATCACAGGTGCCTTAGTTGGTAGCAGTGGCGCTATCCTCAGCTACATCATGTGTCGTGCCATGAACCGCTCTTTTATCAGCGTAATCGCAGGTGGTTTCGGTACAGACGCCGGGGCAGCCCCAGCCGCAGGTACTCAACCAGTCGGTGAAGTAATTGCCACCAACGTAGAAGAAACCGTCGAACTCCTGCGGGATGCCAAGAGCGTGATCATCGTTCCCGGTTACGGTATGGCAGTAGCCCAAGCGCAACACTCTGTGTCAGAAGTTACGAAGATGCTGCGGGAAAAAGGCGTTAAAGTTCGCTTTGGCATCCATCCCGTAGCTGGTCGCTTACCGGGACACATGAACGTATTGCTGGCAGAAGCAAACGTTCCTT
The Leptolyngbyaceae cyanobacterium DNA segment above includes these coding regions:
- the pntB gene encoding Re/Si-specific NAD(P)(+) transhydrogenase subunit beta is translated as MTTSVLTVSYIGASALFILSLGGLSNQESAPKGNLYGIIGMVIAIVATVLGLSAGLTEYTTLVAVMLPGAIIGAIVAANVAMTEMPELVAMLHSFVGAAAVLVGIANYLAPDPTLIGVEATIHEIEIFIGVFIGAVTFTGSVIAFGKLRGIISGKPLLLPGRHFINLGIIVGSVGLGYLFLGSEGYSGLTPLLIMTGLACILGINLVMGIGGADMPVVVSMLNSYSGWAAAAAGFMLSNDLLIITGALVGSSGAILSYIMCRAMNRSFISVIAGGFGTDAGAAPAAGTQPVGEVIATNVEETVELLRDAKSVIIVPGYGMAVAQAQHSVSEVTKMLREKGVKVRFGIHPVAGRLPGHMNVLLAEANVPYDVVLEMEEINDDFPETDVVLVIGANDTVNPAAMEDPASPIAGMPVLEVWKSQKAIVMKRSMASGYAGVENPLFYKENTRMLFGDAKKNVDAILNELRV